gggtcggcggctcaattcgtggctggcgcggagaacttcctccgtcggcagtcttcaaggtttgataaggagtattgcacaagtaatgtgggcaaattatttcttcattccatgaataaaaagataacaacctagccctatttataatactagaatactagcttagggaacaagaaaacaagatatgaaaatatactatgaatcaaaagatgtggggaataaaaagataactaaatatttggggAATCCTAAGATATAGGGGGATCGTAACACAGGATCTAATCCAAAAATAATAGAGCAAACATAAAGAATAAAAACTTGACTTTATTAATTCAGTTATTTATTAGTGGAGATGGGAAATTTAACATTAATGTGAAACTCCCCTTTTCATATCTAAGTCTATTCCATCAACCATGATAGGTGAATTCTGTATctatataaatatacatatacTAGAATAAACTTATGTGTGAATTCTGTATctatataaatatacatatacTAGAATAAACTTATGTTAACATGTAAGTTACCTAATCAATCTAGTTAATACAAaacaatatttcttaaaattataCGTATTATCTAAGTGTGATATTTATTAAGGGACACGGAgtactaattactaaaaaaatttatgCCGCCGTATACACCAATTTCCAAATTTTACAACTATTGTTAAATTTGGATATTTGCTCGGAACTTGCTTGAAATGTACTTGGTAAATAACCCTTTTTTTGTAGTGTGACTTTTTacatacatatttattttatttaagttgaTATAAGCTAAAAAAATTGTAGTACTATCGAATTCTTTGAAGGATGTGATCAAATATATGTCGCGTCCACGTCATATATATTCTACGCATTTGCATAAATTTACAAATATAGTGTCACTGTCACGCTACACCTAACTacttatgataaaaaaaaatcataaacgTTTATTAAACACGTGAGATATTGTATAAACCAATTACACGGCAAATCGTGGAAATATAAAATCGCCATGCAAAAAAATGGGTACACACGTCGATCTCCTGAATCAACACGACGTCGCACCCGTCATTCCACGCATATctctataaatataattttcgcAGAGGCAGCATTCATCAACgccaaattcaacaaattcaacgtgtttctctctcctctttcAGATCTCTTCTTTCTACATTCGCTCAAAACCTCTATTTacccaaaccctagcccccaaaTTGATACCTCTTTTAAGATTCGCCGCGAATTTGCCGCTCCATTGGTTCCGAATTAGATTCTCTTTCACCTCCTAAAAAAGCTTTAAACTTTCAATTGGAGGAGTAATGGTTGAGATTTGTAATGGAAGGCACTAGGGTGATTGTCAACAATGCTGATGATGACAGAGAAAAGTGCAGCTCCGGAGACGGGCGGCCGCCGATTCCGGACTCTCTATGCGGCCGGGGGGCCTACCGACACTGCCTGGACTCAGGCGGCACGCCGCCTTTGAGAACTAAGGTCCTTGTTCGCCACCCCTCTTTGGTAATTGCAGTTGAATTCGTCTGTTCTATTGCTTCTTTTTGTGTTTTAGTTGATGCCAAATGGGGAAATTGTTAGAGGGTTTTTAATTTCTCATCAGTGCGCGTTTCATTAGTTCTGAATCTAATTGATTAGATTGTTTGTGAAGTGTTTTTAGTGCTAGAAAATGCGTTGTGATGTGCAATTATATGTGATGTGTCTGTTTTCTTTACTCAGCTCAATACCCTGCAAACTGTAAAGTTTTAATGGAGTAGGGATTCGTTTTAGTCTTCAATTCGATAGGAAATGCAACTCAGCAATTGTCTTCTTGAACTGGATTTCAAAATCACTTCGATCGGTTTAGTTTTAATCTATCTATCATGTTGGTTTATCCTCTCCTGCAATTCTGTAACAATCGTTTCAGTTTGCATTATCATATTGTTTATTCCACCTGAAAATTGGATCTTGAATGGAACTGTAGCAGGTGAGGAGCAGAGTACCAGATATTTCAGCTGAACCAAGAAGATTTAATGGAGATGATGGTGTTACTGAATATGTCCCCCTTCTCCGATCAGGAGCATGGGCGGATGTTGGCTCTCGCTCGAGCATGGAAGATGCATATGTTTGTGCAGACAACATGATGAATGACTATGGTTTAAATGGTTCTAGTGACATGCCTAGTGCTTTCTATGGGGTAACCATTCTCATCTTCGCCAACTTTGTTTTTATTCCTTGTGGTAAAGAATCTTGTGTAGGGGATATGatttaatgagatatttttGGTATCTTGGTCAGGTTTTTGATGGACATGGAGGAAAACATGCTGCTGACTTTGTGTGCCATAATTTGCCAAGGTTTATTGTCGAGGATGGGGATTTTCCGCAGGATATTGATAGAGTTCTGTCATCAGCATTTTTACAAACGGATGCTGCTTTTGCAGAAGCTTGCTCCACAGATGAAGATCTTGCTTCAGGCACCACTGCTTTAGCAGCTCTAGTAATTGGGAGGTCGGTATTTTTTTTGAGGATCATTCTTTGTTGCAGCGAAGTGAGAAATGCTATTAATCGAATGTCTACTGCTTGTCTCAATGCAGGTCACTGGTGGTGGCCAATGCCGGAGACTGCAGAGCAGTGCTCTGTCGAAGGGGTAAAGCAATTGAGATGTCAAGAGATCACAAACCTGTTTGCTTGAGGGAAAGGCTTCGTATAGAAGCCTCAGGAGGTCATGTATACGATGGCTATCTCAACGGGCAGCTCAACGTTGCTCGTGCATTGGGTGATTGGCACATGGAAGGACTGAAAGGTGAAGATGGCGGACCACTTACAGCAGTGCCTGAGCTCATGACCACGAAGCTCACTGAAGAAGACGAGTTTCTCATCATAGGGTGTGACGGCCTGTGGGACGTGTTTATGAGCCAAAACGCAGTGGATTTTGCTCGTAGAAGACTCCAGGAGCACAATGACCCATCGATGTGCAGCAAGGATCTTGTGGACGAGGCTTTGAAACGAAAGAGTGGAGATAATTTATCGGTTGTTGTGGTCTGCTTCCATCCTGAGCCACCACCCAATTTGGTAGTCCCTCGCGGAAGAGTGCACCGGAGCATCTCCGCTGAAGGTTTGAAGGAGTTGCAGGGCTTCTTGGATGACTTAGATATTTGAGGTTTAGATAAGATCGTTGTGACATCTTCCtcaatctttttctttattAGTCTTGCTTGTTGTTGAGAGAGGATGTAATTTTCAACTGTAACATATGCGGCTTCTGACATCAGGTTTTTTCCCTTTTCCAGTTTCCTTTTCCTTGTTTTCTATCTCATTATGAACTACTCATTAAGTTACAATTTGTATAGCTAAAATATTGAACTATACTAGGGACCAAAAGTTATGTAGTTTGTCTTTATTTGCAAGAGGAATATGAAAGAAAAGCCAATTGAGGCTTTGGTGAATGTATTGAAGAATTTACCCTGAAAAAAGTAAATGTAGAGAAAGTGGTGCAACATTCATTCTACAATATACAACTATGTTACAACTAACCTCTTCTCTCATTTATCTCTTTTGGAAATTAAAGGCTCTAATTGAGAAGGCAAAAATGAAGCCAAAGAGGACGCTTATTCCGACAATGATAACAGCCACATATCCCACAAAATCATGCTTGAAATCAAAATAAGTCCTGATGAAATCTGCAACCGTTTCATTCGTGTCGAGCATAGTCTCGATGTCTCCGAACTGCGACGCGACCAATCCGTAGAGAGACCACGAGATCGGGCAGACGTAGTAGTACCACCTCCACCATACCGGAATCCTCTGTTGTTTCCGCGTCAGATAAAAAACACATTAGATACTGTGCACATTTCAGTTGTGAGTAAATGCGAAATCATTAttgatttagttttttttttaaatactgtAACCGTGTGTTAGTTATCTCACCGTTTTAGGAACAATGAACCCGGAGAAGATGTTCCAAACGGCGTAGAAGGCGGAGGAGACGATGGCAGCGATGTTGTGGTTGGGCGTGACGGCCACCGTCATCATCCCGTAGAGTGTGAAGTAGAGCAAGGTGAAATACATGAAGAAAAGGTACCAGAAGAACTTCATCATCGTCCACTCGAACCCGATCATCGCATACACTATCACGCCATATATCAGTGTCTGCACTAGCAGGTTTGGGAGTTCCACCACAGCCTACACCATAAGGTCGACTGTTGTTAGTTGTTATGAATAAAAGAGAATGAATTGTTTGCACGGACTAGGAAACGAGGTACCTGTCCGAAGGCGTATGGCAAGGCAGAGTACATCCCTGCTGCCCTCTCTCTGTAGAAAACAGTTCTCTCCACAGCAACAACGGGCTGCACGGATGTAGCGTTCTGCACGCCAAGGAATATTACAGCAGCATACATGGATCCCATCGCGTTGAAGATGTCTTGTTGCCTTTTCCTGCACAGATCAAGCACACTCTTTTTGTTATGTTATGCAAGTTTCGAACAAGTAGAAAAGGTGTTTGGTTGTGTTGTGTGGTTTGGTTGCTCGCCTTTTTGAGCCGAGGTCCCAGAATATGGCTCCGAACATGACTGCAATGAAGGTGGTGAAGAGCAGCCTCACGGCTGTGTAGGGAGGATTCCGCCAGTAGGACCAGTGTTGCTTCCATAGGCAGGCCATGCATTGAGTCCAGAATGTCTGAGAGTATTGCTTTGGGAAGTGCAAGTCTCTTGAGCCCGGGGCGAGCTCGCTCAGTTCCTTGATTAGTGATTTGTTTCTCCTGAATCAGACCAGCAGAGGAAGAAGACAAGTGTTTAGCTTTAGACTCTAGCATTTGGTTATATGTAGTAGTGtgttgttgatgatttttaCATGTAGAGCTCAGAATTTCTGTATATTTGAGTGAAATCAACACCAAGAGCTGCTTCTTGTGCTGCTGCAGTGATGTCAAGCATCCACGTAGCTGGATTGTATCCGTCTTTGATGTTGCTGATTCCTTGGATGCCCTCGAAGTATTTGATGAGGTGAGACGAATGTCGGCCTAGAGGGCCTACGTAGATCTCTTCCCCGCCTCGTTTGAGCAACAGCAGCTGTGGAGAGTTATATGCAGTTGAGTTGTTTTTCTGTAGGTGAAGGGGGTGGGTATTATAAGGTACTACATACCTCATCAAAGGCGTCGAAGATGTCTATGCTCGGCTGATGGATGGTGCATACGACTGTCCTGCCCGTGTCCACCGTGTTCCTGACTGTCCTCATCACGATCGCAGCTGCTCTTGCATCGAGCCCTGATGTTGGCTCATCCATGAATATGATGGAGGGGTTGGCCACGAGCTCCACTGCAATTGTGAGCCTTTTCCTCTGCTCGGTTGAGAGGCCGTTGACACCGGGCAGCCCTACAAGAGAGTCCCTCAAGGGTCTGAGCTCCACTAGCTCCATCACCTCATCAATGAACATCTGCGCACACACTCATTGGTTTAAATTGTTTCCCTTTTTGGGTGAGTTAGTTCAAGAAAACGCGGTAGGCCACCTTCCGTGTTGCAGCGTCGACATCGGGAGGCAGACGGAGCCAGGCTGAGAACTGGAGGGACTCATAGACAGTGACATGAGGTGAGTGGATGTCTGTCTGCTCACAGTATCCTGCTATGCGTGCGAAGGTCTCCTGCTTCTTTGGGTATCCGGATATCTTGATGGTCCCTTCAATGTAGCCCCCAGTTTTCCTGCCAGCCAGCACATCCATCAGCGTCGTCTTTCCTGCCCCGCTCACGCCCATCAGCGCTGTCAAAACTCCCGGCCTGAAGGCACCACTCACGCCCTTGAGAAGCTCTAGGCGCTCGTCTTCAATGCCGTGGACTCTCATCTCCGGTGGCATGTCTACCGCGTACCTGATGTCATCAAATGTGATTGAGAGGGGTTGGAAGGGTAGAATCATTCCCCTCTTCCTATTTGGATTGATGTCTCCTAATGAAACAGTCTGGTTTTCTCTTGCTGCATTTTGATTTTGTGTAGGATGTTGGCCACTTTTGATTGCATTCCTCTCTGCTAATGTCTCCTCTGATAATACAGCTTGTGGTTTTCCAAATGCTGCatcaaattaaacacacaactTATATATACTTCTCTTCACTTATTAGAGTAAACAAGGCCAAGAACGAGAGCTCACGGTTGAGGTAAGTGAGAGCCGCGATGCAGAGCAAATTGAAGAGGAAGACGTATCCGATGAGAGCGCCTACGCCTATCCAGTACCAACGCGCTTCTGTGAAAATCCCACGTGATCTCAAAACCGACACCCCAACAGATTCTGTCGAGCCAGGGGGAATCTGCAGGCGTTCGATGTTAGATAGTTCGTTCGTTGTAATACTAGTTCAAGAAACATATATACTTACATGGCTCCAACTCTTTCCAAGAAACTCATTCACAGCCATGGCATTCTGTCCATACATCAAAGGTGAAATCCAGTAACCCCAAATCCACCATTTCTTGATATTTtctgattaaaaaaaaagcaaCGCCTCTCTAATGTTACCAAACTATGCATAGATAGGTCATAGGATAATTGTCAATGCCTACCTCGCGATAGAATGAATCCACCTAAGACGAGAACTGTGAGCAACGCGCATGATCCAAATGTGTTGGCGACTATGATATTTCTTCCCAGCGCTCCCATCAAACGAAACAGTGCAGAAGCCATCTGATTCACACATATCAGCAGAAGCATTTGCTTGAAGAATCtgcacacaaaaataaaaatcaaatattaGCACTCAATGCATACTATTTATGTATACATATGTATGTGTTATTGGTTATTACCTTCCCACATCAGAATCATATCCGCTTGTGTAGTAAGTCAAAACGACCCATATAGCAACCTCAACGAGTGTGATTGGGATCTTGAGCACCCATGATGGCAGAGAATACGCCCACGGAGGGAAGAACAGAAGGTCCCGTTGCTTGTAGAACACGGGGAGCTTCATTATACTCATTGCCAGCTCTGAGAATCCATTGAACATGTTCATCAAAAGAGCATAAAACAGAGCTCCCATGTATATCCCACCATCTGTTACCGTCTTCTTAGGCATCTCCGTCTTATAAAATAGTGTCATCGAAATGCTAGCCATGATAataatctacaatgccacacaATGCACCAAAATGTTAGATAAATCAGAGCTAGCTGTGACTGAGCCATGATAACAGTCTACTTACTTGTATCAGCTTGAATATGTAGACGAAAGAATTACGCTTCATGAGCAACCACTCTCTGCCAACACAGGCTTTGAGAAGCACCTTCTTGCTGACTCCATATCTGTCACTGGTGAGAGCAGTGGGGTGGCTCTCTGCCTTGTTCAAAGGGACAGCAAGGTCATCGCCAAGCTTTCTCCCGACGTGAAAGGACTGAAATGCTTCAGAGAATTCAGTCACAGACATGTAGCTGTGAGGCTCGTCTCTGCGCATCCAGTACTGCACTTGATCCTTCTTCGATGTCACCTAAATTTTTATGCAGAAAAACAAGCCTCAGTTGGCAGATTCTCGAAGAAAAAAAAGGTCGTAGATGAATGTTATGCATACTTCTTGAAGGAAATCTGCAACTCCTTTCCTCTCAGGGCATCTGAATCCCATGTACTCGAAGAATTCTAGCACGTGCTCACGTGGGCCGTGATACACAACCTGACCATCTGATAGAAGGATTATGTCATCAAATAAGTCGAACGTCTCTGGTGCTGGCTGCAGCAGTGAGATCACACCGGTCCCTTGTAGAATGTGGATGGTTTGCCTGATCGAGTTCACAATCTGGAACGTAGTTGAGCTGTCCAAACCAGTCGATATCTCGTCCATGAATAGAGCTCTAGCTGGTCCAACCAGCATTTCCCCtaagatccaatttgcatcaagATTAAAACTCGGCCTCAAATTGCTCAattctcttctctttttttttaggTTTACCTGTTGTTAGTCTCTTTCTCTGCCCTCCTGAAATCCCTCGAACCATTTCGTCGCCAACCAAAGTGTCAGCACAGACCTCAAGCCCCAAAATCTGTCATTCAATAAATCAAGTTACTGTCACAGCTGCATCTTTGGTATAACTATGTATGTAGTAaattttacaatatatttttcttaCCTTGATTATGTAATCTGTCACCACACTTTCTTCCTGCCCTGCAATAGAACTTGCCTGTACAATGAAAAtccaaactttttttttttgtatcatTTGATTCTTGATAGCAACAAAATTTGTAATAAGTTTGTTTCATACCTTCATGAATACATCAAGATCAGGATCTGGCTTGATGTTTGCTTCCTTCTCTCTTCTTGACAGCTCAGCCAGCATATCTGAGGGTTTTCAGACAAACAAAGATTTCAATAAACTAATTCTTGTAGATTTTGTATGTGATGTGAGACGAAAAATGCAGACCGAGACGCGCTCCAACTCCTTGGCATCTCGCGGAGAAAGCCAGTGTTTCTCTAACTGTCATCTCTCCTATATGCAAATCATGCTGGCTGATGTATGCTGATGTCCTTTGTGGCACAAATTCGTTCATCTCGTGCCCGTTGTATGTCACTACTCCAGACACCTTTCAGACAAGAAAAAGGGACaaacacaatcaaacaaaaTGTTCCTCATCACTAAAACTTGTAAATTTGACTTGTTTTGTTGGCCTACTTTTAACTCCGGATCAAGCTTTCCGGCCAAAGCCAGCAGCAACGACGTTTTCCCAGAGCTCGGTGGCCCTAACAGTAGCGTCAGTCTGCGAAACAAGAGCGGTAGACTTAATCAAAACacaagctgcagtttcaagtctCAACCAAGAAAAAGGAGGAATCACTGAAAATTGAAACTTGGCCTTAAAATCATCAGTTCTTCACCTTCCAGGTTTGATGATTCCACTAACATCATGAAGAATAGGCAACGGCTTCTTTCTACTCGGAAGAAGACGACAACTACTCAAGAATCCCTACACAAATCAAGCAAAATAATttagaaaaatacaaaaaactttattttagaCCAATATTAGTATGTCTGAATCAATCACCTCCAGGATATTAGCAATGAAGTTGAACACTGTAGGCAGAGCTCTCCCACCTACATAGGCATCTGCATCAATGCTTAAATGCTCGTATCGAACTTCAATAGTTGGAAGATCAAGACCAACCCTGAACCAATCAATCCAAACAAAGTTGAATAAAGAATCCAAAAATGAATCTTGCATCCATTATATATCAACATATACATTTGAATACCTCTGAATTCTTTCTTTTAGTTTAAGCAAGAACCTCTCATTCCCTTCCTCTGCAATCTGCAGCAGCCTCTCCACAAGATTCTTCCTCTCCACTAATCCAAGATTCTTTATATCAACCTCCCTCGATTTCCCTTCATCTTCTGTAAGTATCCCCCTCCTTATACGAAGATTCGTTGGAAGCTTCTCAAGAGCAGCCCATTTTAAGGCCTCTTCATCATCAGCTTCCACAGAAGACTTTGAAAAAACTTCCATCCCTGTGTTCCTCCATATGTTTGAGCTGCTTAAACGCGCGCTGCTAGCTCTAAATATGTCCCCGCCCTCCATCACCGCTGCATGAAGCAAACAGCCACCGCGAAAATTGAAGGAATCAGAGGCTGCAGCTGACAGCTTCCATGCAAAGAGATGAGACTAAGACAGTTTTTTTTCTACTATATTTGTGTTTTTTGGCTCATTTTTATAGTTATGAAACATGAAAGATTGGTTTTTGGAGGGATCTtgattaatgatttttttaagaATTAATGCAGAATCATATATGAGTCAACAAGAGATTATAGTATTGAAGTTGGTGATGCAAGGTTTGATgtcatgaaaaaaaatgaagtgggaAAATAGATTGAATGTATTTACATGTTAATATATTGGGGGGACAAGTGATACAGATcaacaggagaactcatcccaaaagactagcctgttaggggAGAGAGCCATGTTAGGAGAGagcccatttagtctatataccctacatgatgtgggaattgagtccgtaacattcgacccttctttaagggccaacgtcctcgttggtcacggccacgttggtcactgCTGGTTCTTTGtcaggccaccactccgagccgtttgggctTTCAATGAAAGCAtcaattgatacagaccaaacaggagaactcaccccaaaagactagcctgttaggagagagagctcatttagtctatatactccacatcagttgttctcacaatcGATGtgagaattgagtccgtaacaacAAGTTTGTTATCTCCTTTTTAATCATGCATATTAATATGTATCACTGTTTTCTTTATGCGTTCCATTTCACCTAACATTTTTTGTTGGTTTCCCTTTTTTCCATGCTAGCTAGGATTAATTTGATAAGATACTCTTCCACTCTATCAACCTTCATCATTGAATTTTGAAAAGTAGATTTTTTTTAC
This portion of the Salvia splendens isolate huo1 chromosome 10, SspV2, whole genome shotgun sequence genome encodes:
- the LOC121750399 gene encoding probable protein phosphatase 2C 57 isoform X4, which codes for MEGTRVIVNNADDDREKCSSGDGRPPIPDSLCGRGAYRHCLDSGGTPPLRTKVRSRVPDISAEPRRFNGDDGVTEYVPLLRSGAWADVGSRSSMEDAYVCADNMMNDYGLNGSSDMPSAFYGVFDGHGGKHAADFVCHNLPRFIVEDGDFPQDIDRVLSSAFLQTDAAFAEACSTDEDLASGTTALAALVIGRSLVVANAGDCRAVLCRRGKAIEMSRDHKPVCLRERLRIEASGGHVYDGYLNGQLNVARALGDWHMEGLKGEDGGPLTAVPELMTTKLTEEDEFLIIGCDGLWDVFMSQNAVDFARRRLQEHNDPSMCSKDLVDEALKRKSGDNLSVVVVCFHPEPPPNLVVPRGRVHRSISAEGLKELQGFLDDLDI
- the LOC121750399 gene encoding probable protein phosphatase 2C 57 isoform X2, which translates into the protein MEGTRVIVNNADDDREKCSSGDGRPPIPDSLCGRGAYRHCLDSGGTPPLRTKVLVRHPSLVRSRVPDISAEPRRFNGDDGVTEYVPLLRSGAWADVGSRSSMEDAYVCADNMMNDYGLNGSSDMPSAFYGVFDGHGGKHAADFVCHNLPRFIVEDGDFPQDIDRVLSSAFLQTDAAFAEACSTDEDLASGTTALAALVIGRSLVVANAGDCRAVLCRRGKAIEMSRDHKPVCLRERLRIEASGGHVYDGYLNGQLNVARALGDWHMEGLKGEDGGPLTAVPELMTTKLTEEDEFLIIGCDGLWDVFMSQNAVDFARRRLQEHNDPSMCSKDLVDEALKRKSGDNLSVVVVCFHPEPPPNLVVPRGRVHRSISAEGLKELQGFLDDLDI
- the LOC121750399 gene encoding probable protein phosphatase 2C 57 isoform X1 — protein: MEGTRVIVNNADDDREKCSSGDGRPPIPDSLCGRGAYRHCLDSGGTPPLRTKVLVRHPSLQVRSRVPDISAEPRRFNGDDGVTEYVPLLRSGAWADVGSRSSMEDAYVCADNMMNDYGLNGSSDMPSAFYGVFDGHGGKHAADFVCHNLPRFIVEDGDFPQDIDRVLSSAFLQTDAAFAEACSTDEDLASGTTALAALVIGRSLVVANAGDCRAVLCRRGKAIEMSRDHKPVCLRERLRIEASGGHVYDGYLNGQLNVARALGDWHMEGLKGEDGGPLTAVPELMTTKLTEEDEFLIIGCDGLWDVFMSQNAVDFARRRLQEHNDPSMCSKDLVDEALKRKSGDNLSVVVVCFHPEPPPNLVVPRGRVHRSISAEGLKELQGFLDDLDI
- the LOC121750399 gene encoding probable protein phosphatase 2C 57 isoform X3, with amino-acid sequence MEGTRVIVNNADDDREKCSSGDGRPPIPDSLCGRGAYRHCLDSGGTPPLRTKQVRSRVPDISAEPRRFNGDDGVTEYVPLLRSGAWADVGSRSSMEDAYVCADNMMNDYGLNGSSDMPSAFYGVFDGHGGKHAADFVCHNLPRFIVEDGDFPQDIDRVLSSAFLQTDAAFAEACSTDEDLASGTTALAALVIGRSLVVANAGDCRAVLCRRGKAIEMSRDHKPVCLRERLRIEASGGHVYDGYLNGQLNVARALGDWHMEGLKGEDGGPLTAVPELMTTKLTEEDEFLIIGCDGLWDVFMSQNAVDFARRRLQEHNDPSMCSKDLVDEALKRKSGDNLSVVVVCFHPEPPPNLVVPRGRVHRSISAEGLKELQGFLDDLDI
- the LOC121750398 gene encoding pleiotropic drug resistance protein 1-like; protein product: MEGGDIFRASSARLSSSNIWRNTGMEVFSKSSVEADDEEALKWAALEKLPTNLRIRRGILTEDEGKSREVDIKNLGLVERKNLVERLLQIAEEGNERFLLKLKERIQRVGLDLPTIEVRYEHLSIDADAYVGGRALPTVFNFIANILEGFLSSCRLLPSRKKPLPILHDVSGIIKPGRLTLLLGPPSSGKTSLLLALAGKLDPELKVSGVVTYNGHEMNEFVPQRTSAYISQHDLHIGEMTVRETLAFSARCQGVGARLDMLAELSRREKEANIKPDPDLDVFMKASSIAGQEESVVTDYIIKILGLEVCADTLVGDEMVRGISGGQRKRLTTGEMLVGPARALFMDEISTGLDSSTTFQIVNSIRQTIHILQGTGVISLLQPAPETFDLFDDIILLSDGQVVYHGPREHVLEFFEYMGFRCPERKGVADFLQEVTSKKDQVQYWMRRDEPHSYMSVTEFSEAFQSFHVGRKLGDDLAVPLNKAESHPTALTSDRYGVSKKVLLKACVGREWLLMKRNSFVYIFKLIQIIIMASISMTLFYKTEMPKKTVTDGGIYMGALFYALLMNMFNGFSELAMSIMKLPVFYKQRDLLFFPPWAYSLPSWVLKIPITLVEVAIWVVLTYYTSGYDSDVGRFFKQMLLLICVNQMASALFRLMGALGRNIIVANTFGSCALLTVLVLGGFILSRENIKKWWIWGYWISPLMYGQNAMAVNEFLGKSWSHIPPGSTESVGVSVLRSRGIFTEARWYWIGVGALIGYVFLFNLLCIAALTYLNPFGKPQAVLSEETLAERNAIKSGQHPTQNQNAARENQTVSLGDINPNRKRGMILPFQPLSITFDDIRYAVDMPPEMRVHGIEDERLELLKGVSGAFRPGVLTALMGVSGAGKTTLMDVLAGRKTGGYIEGTIKISGYPKKQETFARIAGYCEQTDIHSPHVTVYESLQFSAWLRLPPDVDAATRKMFIDEVMELVELRPLRDSLVGLPGVNGLSTEQRKRLTIAVELVANPSIIFMDEPTSGLDARAAAIVMRTVRNTVDTGRTVVCTIHQPSIDIFDAFDELLLLKRGGEEIYVGPLGRHSSHLIKYFEGIQGISNIKDGYNPATWMLDITAAAQEAALGVDFTQIYRNSELYMRNKSLIKELSELAPGSRDLHFPKQYSQTFWTQCMACLWKQHWSYWRNPPYTAVRLLFTTFIAVMFGAIFWDLGSKRKRQQDIFNAMGSMYAAVIFLGVQNATSVQPVVAVERTVFYRERAAGMYSALPYAFGQAVVELPNLLVQTLIYGVIVYAMIGFEWTMMKFFWYLFFMYFTLLYFTLYGMMTVAVTPNHNIAAIVSSAFYAVWNIFSGFIVPKTRIPVWWRWYYYVCPISWSLYGLVASQFGDIETMLDTNETVADFIRTYFDFKHDFVGYVAVIIVGISVLFGFIFAFSIRAFNFQKR